Part of the Notamacropus eugenii isolate mMacEug1 chromosome 5, mMacEug1.pri_v2, whole genome shotgun sequence genome is shown below.
aaataattttcccaggatcacaccactagtgcctgaagccagattttgaatttcctgagtccaggcccaatAATTCATCCACCAGCTTCATGAAAATAAGACAAGAGAAGACAGGTTTAAACTTCAGGCCACCTGAAGTATTTCTCAATCCACAACTTCATCCCCATGCCTCTTGCACCCTAGTACACCATTCCTCATTTCCACCCTTAACGTATTttcctgtctttatttcttttcaatcttATCAGAAGCTGGGATTCATCTAGTCCACTTCTGGCagaagatctgaccatgtcatctctcTGTTGGAAACCTTTTGATGGCTCCTTTGTATTTTGCTTTGCTAGAGAATCAGCATGACATACTAGAGTGTTGGACGTAAACTCAAATCAAAGccaatgcaagtcatgtcatcgtcttgatgtcatggtcgtcTTCTCACAGCAGCAAGAAAGATCAAAACTGACGCtcagaaggcaacaaagtcaaagcttccaagaaaaaattGGCCTCTAgtcatagaagagcttaaaaaggattttgaaaatcaagagaagaagaggaaaattgggaagagaaatgagagtaattcaagaaaatcgtgaaaaaccACTTTCTACATGGACCTTTCTTTCACTCCCCTTGTCTCTAATAGCCTCCCCCTCAGGCCTCACATAAGACTTGTAGGAACAACTTTGGTGCATTCATCTTATAATATTGTGTATTATctgtttttcttatctttctcttAGACTGCCTGCTGTGTCTTCCACAATACCTAACACAGTTCTCTGCTGTGCACAGTAGATGCTTGGCATCTTAACGACTTCTTTTGGGTCCTCCTGGTTTAGAGTGCATGtcagtggtaactgtttctctttggaacagcaatcctgggggtcttcccctcccagcttggtttttttttttctaattaaagggaccatcccttgattcacttcttacaGAGGCCCATTCTCTGAGTGGGCATTACCTCCCCTGAAAGGCAGTGCCAGCATGCCTCACTTTtcaagtgagtacctgaaaagaccttagcctaaaaggaccagggtctcccactgcatcctgggtcatctccagtcatcctgatgaatatctggtcactggatccagatggctctgaaggagaaagtgaggctaggcTGGtaatcttgcacagccctccctcagtcaaagtcaactgcaagtcataatttccctgatgtcatggtcctcttcaaaaatgaaggacaaatgcaagatatttaacaaatattggAAGAATAAATGGTGGTTCCCTCATCCGTACTTAGTTCAATGCATGGAAGCTTAAGAGAAAATTCTTTTGCTCCAGTGTTCTGATTTTGATACacttatctctccttccctcccctgatGTAACACTAGAGTGTATTGACATTCGACTGACATAGACTTCTGTCCCCAGTTTCCTCTTACTGTTCATCCTGTcttgatttcatttaaaaaaagctaaATGATGTTATTTTGAAATTACATACAGAGCTAGTTGGGATTTTAATAACTGTTTAGACACTAACAATGATgccatcctgtgatgtcattctTCTCCCAGTTGTTCACTGATGAATGAGGATGTTGTGTATGATTGGAGTCAGCAGACTCTCCTGTTCTCTGTGTTTCATTTTGGAGAGCAGAGCTTTCAGCATTATGTGGGTCTGAGTGGTGCATAACATCCATTTGCTGATCACTGGTTCTTACCCTTTTTAtgtcaggttgttttttttttttccacttaccaAGCATTTATATTATCACCTAcacatatttctgcttttcttggtcattcttcccttccctccacccagcCAAACTggcacaaaggaaggaaaaaaatctttataataaATGTAGTGAAGGAATAGAAATTTCCACATTGACTATTCAAAAATTAGTATCTCGTTTTGCATATTAGTCCATAacttctctgtcaagaggtgggtgGCATTCATTTATCTTCAGGAATTATGATAAAACTTTGAATGGATCATGTTCTTGTCTTTCatcagaattgttcattttttacaGTGCAGCATACTAGGGATTAAAGTGTGGAGTCTAGAGACCTCCAGGGGACATGAGTAGACTTCAAAGAATCTGTGAATTTGGATAGGAAAAGAAAACTAGATATTTTCACcaacctctaattgaaatttagtactttcttcagttatttgaaagcattcttctgagAAAGGGGTCAGTAGGCTTCACCatgattgccaaaggggtccattgcattaaaaaaagggagattccttttctgtaatatcTGCCTTTTGAAGTTGAAATTTGCTTTACTTTGACTTTGaactccttttttccctctccctataCCCACCTGCTGCCTTGATGGGTTTAACGTATTGTTACGCATGCATTCATGTGTACATTTTCTGGTTCAGATAAAAGTAAGGTTCATGAGATAAACTGTTCCTCCTACTTCTTCCTCCATGTTTTTTATGTTCTCACATACTCAGTATTGGAAATGAGTCCCACCCTCTTGCTTATTTCTTCCTTAACTATATTTTtcacctccctttcctttcctccttaatTTTATCATTAGTACAAACAACCCCCAAAGCCCCCTGAAAGACATATGGGTTCTGAAGAGACATTGATTGGTCTCTTCCTTTGTTAGAATTAGCACTTCATCTTGGTGTAGTCCTTTTCACTTACTCAGATAATGTTAACTTTTACTTGATGgagcctgacctggagtcagggagagccAGATGAATCCATTAAGACATTTAGCTTGCTGTGTAATtgtgagcaagacacttaacctttatctacctcagttgcttcatctgggACATGAGAATAACACACCTgctttacaggattgttgtgaagatgaaatgatacAGCATTCCAAAAAAAGCATTTCTCAAACCTTCAATCGCTAGCTATTAGTAGTAATAGCAGAaatcatctttaatttttttcaacagaAGTGCTTAGGAGTTATCTCTTCATTCAAGATCAATTTTTTCTCTATAGGATTATATCTAGCACTTTAGGGTAAGTTGTAAgcctttatctttttccttttaggataCCATACTCCaagattttccttcctttataatGCTTTCTTCTTAATACTGTGAATTCCTGACTATAATTTCTTAGTACTTGAACTGTGGgctactttcacttttttttccttggagCTGAAAGCTGCAGAATTTTGGGTGACATTCCTggtaattttcattttgtagatttcaggagatgatttttaaattcttttctgttttcactttgtcATCtggttctgggcagttttccttaatggtTTCTTGAATATGATATTGAAGGGGTTTTTTTTAACGTTTCACTTTCCTGATATTACTTTTTGTTTCATGGAATCAGTCATTTtgctcttttttaatttttaaggacttCATTACTTGGTGAAGGtggattttttttaccttttattctAAGTTATTCTCCTTACAATTTTTTCTCTCAGAAACTCTCATTTCACTTGTAAtaagattttttatttcttgcttcatctcttctagaATTATTGTCCTTGTGACCaggccattttttttctctgaggctttgcttgCAATTAGTCTATACTGAATTATCCTGTTGGGCATTTCTCAGCCCATAATATTTATTCATAGTGTTTGGTGTCTTCTCTTCACTCCTGTCTTCAGTCTGAATTCCTGATTTGGGACTTTGTGCCAAGACCAGGCTTTACTCCCTCCTTCTTGAATGAAAGATCTTTGTAGATTGTCTGAGGTTGGAGTATGCCagaccttccctctccccttggTGCTTCCCAGTTTGAAGGTTATGGGCTTCCTTTGCTAGATTTCTATTGGAATGTAttagggcagcgaggtggtgcagtagatagagcactagtacaggagtcaggaggacctgaattcaaatttcacctcagacacttgacactcactagctgtgttaccttgggcaagtcacttaacccctattgcctcatcctgggtcatctccagtcatcctgatgaatatcttttcactggattcagatggctctggaggagaagtgagactggtgacctgcacagccctccctcacccaaaacagtcaagtgcaagtcatgtcatcatttctctgatggcatggtcttcttcagcaacgaaggatgaatgcgcgcgcacacacacacacacacacacgttggaATGTATATTGGAGAACTGCATTGCTCTACCACTTTTAACCCCTCCATATTAACCAGAAAAGTCCTGTTACCTGTTTCTTGGAGCACCTGTAGTCATACCTTTTCTCTAGGACGTGAAGAATGTCAAAGATATATCTGAAAtaacattggttttgttttttaagatttatTAGCCTTCTTTTAGCTATGGTTACTTTGTATGTTGCATACAAGTTTTTATAGTTTCTTTTTAATCCTTAGGTAAGGGAGGTAAAAATAGGcgtagaggaaagaatgaaaatgaatctgAAAAACGAGAATTGGTCTTCAAGGAAGATGGACAGGGTAAGTGTGCTACTTTTCTAACTAATTTAACAACTTTCTGATATGTAGGCTATGTTTAGGAGGTGTTAGAGGACACCTGTTAAACTAGTTTCCTTTGTCTTAGAAGTTGAAAAATGTATGGTTGAAATTCTGTTGCATTTTTCTTATAGGGAAAACAAATTTAACCAaagaaggcaaagagaaagagTGCACCGACTTCAGTAGTCAGTGCTCAGTGTCAGGTGGTGATTTCTTTCAGTGATAGCTAGTTATGTTGTTCTGGCTTTATTGTTCACCTTTCCTTGGCCAGCTGGCTGTAGCACCCTCCCAAAAGCCATAACGTGGATCTCAGAAATCTGAATTAAAGTAGAAATTGATAGCGAAACacagaaatattttcattttaaaatctctaACTAAGTAATTAGATAATCTGACTAGGTATTATTAGATAGCCACAGAGTTCAAGTTAATGAAATTTTGACTGTGAATTACcaaattagaaaatataattATCAGCAAGTATAACTTTAGCACCTTAGGCAGTCAAGTCGTTTAACCTTGGGTTTCACTTTCCTCGCTTCTGAAAGAAGTGGTATGGGCTCTATcagcagtgtcaaactcaaataaaaatggggcCACTAAATATCTAGAAGGATCCCTGGGCCccattttgacttagaaaactacagaggaatatttttttattggttttttgtttgtttgtttgtttccacaTTTAAATTTGGTTTTGGCTGAGCTGCCTGTGGACTgcgtgtttgacacctctgtgcTACATAATTCCTAAAATTTCCTCCACttgtaaaaaaagtttttatgtatgtatggataaacatacacacacatacacatgtacataaattacatacacacattcacacacacacacctctgaaACTTCTGAAGGTTTTCTGTGCTTAGAGGACTCACTGTTTATTAAAGGAAAAGCAACACAAGAGATTGGACTGATAgatgttatatatttgaaaagtaaCTTCATATTCTGCTTTATGAATGAAATGTAATAAAACCTTATTATTTGAGCTCATTGGGAGAGAAGCCCAATTTTTAGTGAAAAGCTGGAATGGTAAGAACTTTTTATAAGATTCTAGTTTTATGATTTTTAGGTACACAtaacaaatcaaataaaatttagcAAAGTAGAAGTATGCAAATAGTTTTGTGAGCAtgatttaatatataaattaaaaggatttttaaGTTACTATATCATTTTTCATATAAAAGTTCAGAACAGTATCTTTTAATGCTTacgttatttttttaaaaaatgtgaatatgTAAAAACAATGATGTGGCACACGGCTATAGTCTTTGCCTCAGGGAGGCTGAGGGAGCTGCAGTGGTGTAGGCCAATTGAATGTACACATTAAACCCACCATCAGCATGACAAGCCACCAGGCTGGAAACAGCAGGCCAAAGCTGCCATACAGATTAGTAGTGGGTTCAGGCCTTTGAGCAGCTCCTGTACTTCCAGCTTGTGTGAGATAGGGACAGCACGGGAAGAAGAAAGTTGTAGTATGTACTGAAGCTTTTATCAAACAGATTATTTCTTTGGAACGACTTTAAAGTCCTGGGTAAAATAAGTGCACTTCCTTAAGTGTACTTCCTGCAATTGTGTGGCTGTGTGTAATCATCCAGCAGGCGGGATCGTTTTGACATAAACCTTAGCGATAGGAATGTACTTTTAATAAGAGATCTTTGGAGacatttcttttatgtttttttctcttccattctttgtTTTCAGAATATGCCCAGGTGATCAAAATGTTGGGAAATGGACGATTAGAAGCAATGTGTTTTGATGGTGTGAAGAGGTTATGTCACATCAGagggaaattaagaaaaaaggtaTATGTGGGGGAAGGAATGCACTGGgtatttcttttataatatgactAATTATAGTTTTAATTGCAGGGAAAAGTGATTCAAATCCTGGCGACTTACTAtcagtacaatctttttttttttcccattacaaaaataaattctctacctccattgagaaggcaagaaatataatcTTTATACacgtgaaatcatgcaaaacattttcacattagccacaTTGTGAGGGGAGAAggtagaaaaatttttttaaatatgcttgTCTGtgttcagagttcatcagttctttccctggaggtggagagcattttttatcatagatCTTTTGGAGGTACTGTATACtgtggatcattgcattgatcagagtagctgaatctttcacagttaatcaacGTTACTgttgatattgctgttactttgtgcaGTGTTCCAattctgttcactttgcatcaatttgtagaagtctttcaggtttttctgaatctccccctcctctctcccaacTTATttcatgataatattccattacagtcatatgccacaattttttcagtcattgcccaattgatagacatctcccccaattttcagttctttgcctccaaaaaaaagaactgctataaatatttttacacataggtcatttttctttttcttggatctctttgggatacagacacaGCAGTGgtgttgctgaatcaaagggtatgcacagtgtTGCCCTTTTGTATTGCCCAGACTAGTTGGACCAGTATGATCTTTATAAAGCAAGTCACTTGGCCAAACGACCTGGTGAAGAACCTTtctgaaaataatgttttaaaatgcataaaatacatagatcTTAAAAAAGAGGTCAATTGTatttaaatacagttatcaaattcatggaccccaggttaaagaACCTTTTGCACTAGGATAAGGTTTAGCAATCATCATGGTTCACatgttgatatttttaaaaataaaattttattttaagtggCCTTGAGAGGAGAAGAATAAAATACAAGTATGATGGGTTATTTTGCTTGGACTCACAGTTTTAATGTTTTATGTCTCAAAGTAGCAGTAATCAATTAAGCAAACGTCAGGCAAAGGTATCAACATAGGAATAACCAGGTTTTTGACctggtttttaaaattctatttgaaTGTTAGGTATTTGAACACTGgtacaaatattttatggataTTTAGAAGGTAAGAGACTGTTAGCTTTGAGGCAGCCAAGTTGTaaaaaagcattggatttggagtaggGTCCTACATTCAACTTTCAGTTCTGCCAGTTTACTGTCTCTGGTATGTTTCATAAATCATTGTGCTTTCTGggagtcatttgtaaaatgagagtattgaatGAGATGACCTCTTCAAGTCTTGTCTACTTGCAAGTATTATGAGCCTACAAGCATTACTATGATTTTTGTGGAATCCTtcagtttttaaaacattaatacacagcttgtttgtatgttatagaaaatgtaaaaaatgtaggtcttatttttttctaaattacagTTCTTTTTCTAATCCTAAATGAGTAAAGACTTCTCCCAAATTAATTTATAGGTATATAAATATTACTGTCATACTGTAAAAGGAAGCATTTCTAAAATTCCAAGCAGACCAGGTTCTAAGATAGAAATTTTGCAGTTCTCATCCTCTTCTCCCTATTTTCCCTCTTGCACATATCTTTCTCTACAACTGAAATTTCAGCAGGAATATGTAGTGTTTAATAATTTAGTATATTTAAAATCAAGAGGTATAACATTTCAAAGGATTCAACCTAAAACTAGAGTATGCTGCCACCAAGTGTTGGTGAGACCTGTTGTTGGTATGGAACATTTTAGCTGAGATCCACAtgagaactattttttaaaacaaatttaaaattttgtgacACTTTCTTTAAGTaactggatttttttctcctttccttataTAGAAAAAGTAGGTTTTTGCTCTGCATGGGAATAGTCTGTGCTTAGGAATATGAAGAATATTTTCCCCTGTTATGAAATCTTTGTCCCAGATTTTCTGCCTTAGGAAACAGCACAGTTTTTTTACACTAATGGAGGAGGAATACATTATTATTACCTTATATTTTGCCATAATTCAATATAATAGCTGTGTCACCCTCAAAAACCAAGATGATCATTTCAAAATTTTTACCaaatttcttcagttttcatCAAATGTATTTGAACACCTTGCACAGCTGATAATCTTTGCCTTAAGGAACTGTAGTAGCTTCAGCCTGTGTCTCTCTCAGGACAGTCAGAAAATTTGAGTTGAGTAGATGCTAATATtgctttttttgtgtttcttttcagACGAATTTTAGAAGTTTTTTGTACTTAACTGTTATGTAGACTTATGATTTGGTGGAAATATTCCACGTTTAAACTTGGTTTTGTTCCTTTAATTGTCTTGAGTTTAGAGTTTGTGAATATAATAAACTCTTTCTTTACCTTTTATAGGTTTGGATAAATACATCGGACATTATATTGGTTGGTCTCCGAGACTACCAGGTGAATATTTACTGTTAATTTCATTTGTTTACTAACAACTTTTTGGAGAAACCAAGGACTTAAGAGACATCTTCTTAATCAGATGAATGATCTAGAAAGCCCTGAATTCTCTACGATAGTGACCTTGTGATACATTTTTCTCTGTGGGTTGACTGCACTCTAAAGCAGTGCTTTTATTTCTTGATCATAAAGCTCCTCTAACTGACTCTCATAATGTCTCAGAATGGTATGAATAAACACATGTTCATCTTAGCCATGCCTTTGCTGTTATGGTATGATTTTGTCCTATTGCCCTTCATtctttatctttccagtctcaagGATCTGTATACTTTTGTTTACTCTTATGGAACTCACTTCATCACTTTGATTGATCTGTAGGGTAGTTGCTTTTTGTAAACAGATAATTAGCTACAATTATGAAAAAATTATTCCTTgatacagttttatttttcaagtgaAGATACAGTTTTCTTTAGAAGTCAGTAGTATATTTATCAGCAGGCATTCAGCTAGGCCCTGAGGATTCAGATGCAAAGCATGAAACAACATCTATTCTCAGTAAGCTTCTTACAAGGAAGTAAGTGAATGGATAAAGTTGTGTAGTATACATACAGAGAAAACAAGTACAATCAAACGCATGAGGAGGCGCtaggaattggaatcaggaatgATAGACCAGAAAATTCCTTTTTTCAGTAAGTCCAAGACAGCTGATGCTCAATTATATTTATCAGATTAGTctctaaacatattttcatgcaGTTGgtatttttcaaattcttttgatagctttttttttttaaagtacacgTCGTTTCCAGTATAGTCCACTCCAGTTCACAGTCTGTAGGACACTTTGTAGCCATAGTCCTTTACTTTTTCTGTGCTCTAGAACCAAGATTGTTTATTAGGGTGCTAATGTTTCTCAGCTGTGTACATTAGACACCTTcctgctgtttgataaacacatTTAGGAATATGTAGAAAGAAGGGGGGTAAAGGAGTTAAGCTGGAAGTTTTAAAAGGGGAGAGATGGCACCACAGGATGAAAGGAATGAGTTTACCTTTGGTCTTACACTTTTAGCGTTCAGTTTGAAGACATTTATAAAACTATTGGTGATACCAATTTTgagtgtgttttgtgtgtgttttaaaggATAACAAAGCCGATGTTATACTGAAATACAATGCAGATGAAGCAAGAAGCTTAAAAGCATACGGGGAACTTCCAGAGCACGGTAGGAAAACAATACCTATAAATCTTTTCTCTAGCTGCTTGTTCTTTCTATCATTTGGGTCAAAAATAAATCagaagaattgtcattttggCATATTTAGAATTACCTGTGGAATTTAATTGTACATCGTATACTGACAGGTATTGCAAAACAGAAGCATTTGTTCCTAGAATACTACTGGTGGTAATTATTAGTGGGACATCTGTTCCCATATGTTATCTCTGACCTTTAGGACAGTGTTGCTAAAAGCACTTAATTTGGGGAAGCGATAGAGAATTAGTGTGTATCTAAGCTAAGCCAAGCAAGAACATGAGAGAACTTAATGTTGGCATTGAGTTTTTATAGGATAATCAGTGTTTTTAGTCCCTACATTATCCTAATAAAGTGAAATCCAGTAggatttttgtttcagttttttaatACCTTTTTTTTCCAAACTAAGAAAAATTGTTCCTTTGTGATACCATATTACATATGGATACCATTGCCATAAACTTCACAGGAAATGATTATTCTTGTATGGCAGTGGTAAATATAGCTGGCTAGAGAGGTTTATGTTTTGGTTGAAGTTATTTGTCTTGTAAATATATTACGTATTTAAGCTATTAAATGGTTTATAAGAGATAATGCTTTTGATGGGAATTCCTTTTTAATGATGTGTAATAtgaatttgtttctatttttctctttatagccaaaatcaatgaaacagacaCATTTGGTCCTGGAGATGATGATGAAATCCAGTTTGATGATATCGGGGATGATGATGAAGACATTGATGATGTACGTGTTCAAATGTTCTCTCAAAAGAAACTCTCGATCTTCATATCATTTCATCTAAATATGTTCCAAGATTTCCAATAGTACTGCTCTAATACTATTTTAAGATACTAAGAGAGGAATTCAAATATCAACTTATTCAAATACCATATCAGTGGGGGTGTTGAATGTCCATCAGACATTTAAcctggaagttttcttttttggcaatTCAAGTGCCAGACAGTTAGTAACGATTCCATGCTCTAATCCCTCATGTTTGTTTGGAGTCTCATAAGAACTCTGAAAGAAATAGTCTCAGAGGTCATCATTGCCccttccagataaggaaactggagctcagagaagttaaatagatTGTCCAGTAGTAAATGACAACTTCACAGTCCTTGCTTCCAAATTCCTTATTCTTATATTTCACCATACCCCTTCTCTAACAAGTCTTTTGTAATAATTTGTTAATACAATCAGTATATTCACctagaataaaaatataaggaGCTAGTTCACTCATTTTTTTAACTCCCCTCTTTGTGAAGTATAATGTGATTTCCACAGAGAACTCCCTTTTAAGCATCAACATCTAATATATATTTACTAGATAATTTTATACTAATATGTTTCATATAAATGCTGCACTAATATTCCATTCTGTTTGTATATTCTATTTCACAGAATATGCTAATATCTACTAGGTTAATAGCTAGTTGATTTTATTCTGAATAGGCTTCTTCCTTGTCCTCTCATATATGAAAGTGGACACAAAACTTGTTACAATGGAAAAATGTTGACACAATTACCAAACCGCataagtttggttttttttttggttttaaagCTGTACACTGTATTTGCAAAGCTTAATAGATTAGTAGTTTGGAGATGAGGTGGTAGTGGTGCATTTTAATGCCATATTGTGCCcgagaaaaaaatacttcattacCTTTCTCCTGTTGCTGTGTTTGAATGAAATCTTGAGATTTTCTTAATAAGATTTaggtgtgttttttgtttttcaaaaaaaaggcCAAATTTAGTAATGttaaaaagttcttttttgtGTGCTTGGGAAGAATTGATAAAGTTTGCTTACTGTGGTAAGTAGGGGGTTGGAGTGTTGGGGAAAAGCTTTTATGGAGGAAGTAGTTAATTTGACCTTGAAGGAATAGTAGAATTTTAGATTGAAAAGGAATTAGGAAGCCACTTGCAACCAGGGACAAAGTATATTTTTACTCCAAGCAGGAGCTAAAATGTGAAAGCAAGAATAACCTTTCTGTGTTTGAGTGGAGAGAGTGATTTGATGAGGTTGGAAGATTGGTGTTGGGGAATAATAACAAGCAGTTTTGGAAAGATAGGTACAAGATTGATTGCAGTAGTCCGGGGGTTGGGAACCTGTAGGTCAGGCTGACAGTCATTTAAGATTCTTGAGCAAGAAGTGGCATACAAATCAGTATATTAGGAAAATTAAATGTGGCATCAATTTTAGGGTGAGTTGGAAAAGACTATGGTCAAGAACCCCAGGTAGTAAACTTCTGGAGTACTCCTAACTTGGATTAGGATGGTAGCAAATTAAATGTGCAGGCAAAGACTGTTTCAGGAAATGTTCAGTACTTGAATCTGAGTTCATCAATGAGGGCTCTCCCTATACTGTCATCGTTCATAAACATGCTAACATCCTAGTAGGGAGGGGATCTCTGAGAGTAACTGTGGCTGAGAAGTTTATCCCAGTGATGAGTTTTTTCAGTTCAGCTAGATTGGTATAAGAGACATtatataaagagaaaatagaaaggactTGGTAATTATATTTAGGGAAATTGAGTTAACAGATGATTCCCAAGCTGAGCCTGGAACCATAATAAGACAAGAGCTTTTGGAGAAGGGACTGGTTTGCAGGGTTAAGATGATCAGGAGAGCGTGATTTGGGTTATATTGGGTTTGAGGTGCACGTGGAGAGGAGACAGGTCCAACATTCATGAACTGTCAGAATAGTAATGATTGTTGATGCCATGAGAGTGAATTACTTTGCAGATTTAGAGAAAAGAACCTAAGAGCTAAGGACTTCTCTGTAGTCTAGGggtttttcccctttcattaGCCAGAAGCAGCTGTTTTGTAACTGGTAGATGGAATAAAAGAAGCTATACTTTTCTGCCTTGTCATCAACACCCATCCATACCTTATTTCTTAAGTTCCTTTTCTAACCAAGTCTGGCCCATTAGAAAAATTCAGTAAGTAAGACTGTTTTCATGTCTACACATcgccagacactgtgcttagAGTCTGAAATAGCAAAGTCTGCAAAACAGGTCAAGGGTACTTACAG
Proteins encoded:
- the EIF1AX gene encoding eukaryotic translation initiation factor 1A, X-chromosomal; amino-acid sequence: MPKNKGKGGKNRRRGKNENESEKRELVFKEDGQEYAQVIKMLGNGRLEAMCFDGVKRLCHIRGKLRKKVWINTSDIILVGLRDYQDNKADVILKYNADEARSLKAYGELPEHAKINETDTFGPGDDDEIQFDDIGDDDEDIDDI